The Paenibacillus sophorae genome has a segment encoding these proteins:
- a CDS encoding CehA/McbA family metallohydrolase: MRWLASELHTHTFHSDGRQSLRELAAGAAKLGFDCIALTDHNTMSGLGDCEQAQQETGVVIIPGMEWTTFHGHMVTVGLQNFVDWRKAERSDIHDGISMVHGQGGLAGMAHPFRIGSPVCTGCYWEYEIKDWNDLDYIEVWSGTFASVKPENRRAFALWTERLNAGIRIAATSGRDWHEQTHTDEPLSVTYLGLDDGPGTISQKAVRALAQGRAAVTIGPLVTMEAEAGGTWYGIGESVSMPTGADLINLHVKIDFSVRQTLWELPAQDFALKITGNTGTLAQFTASSADQIHRFSIPADGLIWARAELWGIVKGMRTMIAFTNAIYIS; this comes from the coding sequence ATGCGATGGCTAGCTTCCGAACTACATACGCATACCTTTCACAGCGACGGCAGACAGTCACTGCGGGAACTGGCCGCAGGTGCGGCGAAGCTGGGCTTCGACTGCATCGCGCTTACCGATCATAATACGATGTCGGGGCTCGGGGACTGTGAGCAAGCCCAGCAAGAAACGGGTGTCGTCATTATTCCGGGCATGGAGTGGACGACCTTCCACGGGCATATGGTGACGGTCGGCCTGCAGAATTTTGTGGATTGGCGTAAGGCGGAACGATCTGACATTCACGATGGAATCTCCATGGTTCACGGGCAGGGCGGGCTTGCCGGAATGGCGCATCCCTTTCGTATCGGAAGTCCTGTCTGCACCGGCTGTTACTGGGAATATGAAATCAAGGACTGGAACGACCTCGATTACATCGAAGTATGGTCGGGAACGTTCGCATCGGTCAAGCCCGAGAATCGGCGGGCCTTCGCCTTGTGGACGGAACGGCTGAACGCCGGCATCCGCATCGCGGCTACATCCGGACGGGATTGGCATGAGCAGACGCACACGGACGAGCCTCTCTCAGTCACTTATCTGGGGCTGGACGACGGGCCGGGAACGATTTCGCAAAAAGCGGTTCGTGCGCTGGCGCAGGGGCGGGCCGCGGTAACGATCGGTCCGCTGGTGACGATGGAGGCAGAGGCCGGCGGCACATGGTATGGCATCGGCGAATCCGTCTCCATGCCAACTGGAGCAGACCTGATCAATCTCCATGTGAAGATCGACTTTTCCGTTAGACAGACGTTGTGGGAACTGCCGGCACAGGATTTTGCGTTAAAGATTACGGGTAATACGGGAACTCTCGCACAGTTCACTGCCAGTTCAGCCGATCAGATCCACAGATTCAGCATCCCGGCAGACGGACTCATATGGGCGAGGGCCGAATTATGGGGCATTGTAAAAGGCATGCGAACGATGATCGCTTTTACGAATGCCATCTATATAAGCTGA
- a CDS encoding glycerophosphodiester phosphodiesterase — protein MNAVPLITAHTGCMNTPDNSLLSIETGLANGADIIEDDIRVTRDGTPVLSHDDAVRLANGSMGRLSQMTISELNEGQSIPIVKLEQALHLVRNSGKTMNLDLKADECIEPVSELAKKLGMIDRVFLSGCEADRARKAKHSSPRLRKLLNVNSGLFLNGSYTEAVLQTFQDAESAGCFGINVPYRLVEPYLLEKAAESGFQIYIWTVDEEKDMRLYAGMGIHSITTRNVADLVRVKKELLTEGS, from the coding sequence GTGAATGCTGTTCCGCTGATTACCGCGCATACCGGTTGTATGAATACGCCCGATAACTCCCTGCTCTCAATCGAAACGGGCCTTGCGAACGGGGCGGATATTATTGAAGACGATATTCGGGTTACCCGTGACGGAACACCCGTGCTCAGCCATGATGATGCGGTCCGCCTGGCGAACGGGTCCATGGGCAGGTTATCGCAAATGACGATTTCGGAATTAAATGAAGGTCAGTCCATTCCAATCGTTAAGCTGGAGCAGGCTCTGCATCTGGTGCGGAATTCAGGCAAGACGATGAATCTTGACCTGAAGGCGGATGAATGCATTGAGCCGGTATCCGAATTGGCCAAGAAGCTCGGCATGATCGACCGCGTATTTCTGTCGGGCTGCGAGGCAGACAGGGCACGTAAAGCCAAGCATAGCAGCCCTAGATTGCGTAAGCTTCTCAATGTGAATTCCGGTCTGTTTCTTAACGGGAGCTACACGGAAGCCGTCCTGCAGACATTTCAAGATGCTGAAAGCGCCGGCTGTTTCGGAATTAATGTGCCTTACCGTTTAGTTGAACCGTATCTGCTGGAGAAAGCGGCTGAATCCGGGTTTCAAATCTACATCTGGACCGTTGACGAGGAAAAGGACATGAGATTATACGCAGGTATGGGCATACATTCTATAACTACAAGAAATGTTGCCGACCTCGTTCGGGTTAAAAAGGAATTGTTGACGGAAGGAAGTTGA
- a CDS encoding LacI family DNA-binding transcriptional regulator, which yields MGYNIKEIAALAGVSKSTVSRVISGSGYASQEARERVMKVIETLQYKPSAVARAMVAQRTHNIGVIIFREQQPIVSHPLYGKIVDAILMAAGAKGYSVFLTTDREMSLRSTDFMLEKRVDGLILISRLRQNVIDYVKSFHIPYLMVNGSTDDPEVVQIVSKDEEGGERAASYLHQLGHRRIFIIAGPQEHRSHNLRLKGFCSSMERLGNNGGLTVVPSPESSADMGYRVMLENWDLFANGAFTSLFATNDMLALGAMKLLTERSVRVPEQVAVMGFDDIDFASMYSPSLTTVRVEKEKMGQDAVWMLDRLIRKEDGLPKLNEYASELIIRQST from the coding sequence GTGGGCTATAACATTAAAGAAATCGCCGCATTGGCAGGCGTCTCCAAATCGACAGTGTCCAGAGTGATCTCAGGCTCCGGCTACGCCAGTCAAGAAGCGCGTGAACGGGTGATGAAGGTTATTGAGACGCTCCAATACAAGCCAAGCGCGGTGGCGAGAGCGATGGTAGCGCAGCGGACGCATAATATCGGCGTTATCATTTTCCGGGAGCAGCAGCCAATCGTGTCCCATCCGCTGTACGGCAAAATTGTCGACGCCATCCTGATGGCGGCCGGGGCTAAAGGCTATTCCGTGTTTCTTACCACAGACCGTGAGATGTCGCTGCGTTCCACCGATTTTATGCTGGAAAAGCGGGTTGACGGATTAATTCTGATCAGCCGGCTCCGGCAAAATGTCATCGATTACGTAAAATCATTCCATATTCCGTATTTGATGGTCAACGGATCGACAGACGATCCGGAAGTCGTTCAGATCGTAAGCAAAGACGAAGAAGGAGGGGAGCGCGCCGCTTCTTACCTGCACCAGCTCGGGCATCGTAGAATCTTCATTATCGCAGGTCCGCAGGAGCATAGAAGCCATAATTTGCGCCTGAAGGGCTTTTGCAGCAGCATGGAAAGATTGGGCAACAACGGAGGACTGACTGTAGTTCCCTCGCCGGAATCCAGCGCAGATATGGGATACCGGGTCATGCTGGAGAATTGGGACTTATTTGCAAATGGAGCCTTCACATCGTTGTTTGCAACGAATGACATGCTCGCTCTCGGAGCAATGAAGCTTTTGACCGAGCGGTCGGTTAGGGTACCTGAACAAGTCGCCGTTATGGGCTTTGACGATATCGATTTCGCTTCGATGTATTCCCCTTCGCTCACCACCGTAAGGGTGGAGAAGGAGAAGATGGGACAGGATGCGGTATGGATGCTGGACCGGCTAATCCGGAAGGAAGACGGCCTCCCCAAGCTGAACGAGTATGCGAGCGAGCTGATTATTCGCCAGTCTACCTAA
- a CDS encoding ABC transporter permease: MSWYFRAIGFRKIFEFLLLVAFVVFFVGPLLNLAVLAFSSKWNYPDLLPRQWSLQWWHFVLQEEDIAKSIGLSFLIAALVTVLSIVICIPAAYAFARIRFPLSRFFLFSFLLTHAFPKMGLYVSIAVLFYKLGLMNTLLGVVLVHMINVLMFMTWIPTAAFRNVHTAQEESARDVGATPFRVFRSITLPMAMPGILVASIFTFLNSLDEAQGTFLVGIPDFKTMPIVMYSIIADFPSSAGAVFSIILTAPTIILLLAAQRFVSADIMASGFQVK, from the coding sequence ATGAGTTGGTATTTCAGAGCCATCGGTTTTCGGAAAATATTCGAGTTCCTGCTGCTTGTCGCTTTTGTCGTGTTCTTTGTCGGGCCGCTCTTGAATCTTGCCGTGCTTGCTTTCAGCAGCAAGTGGAACTATCCCGACCTGCTGCCGCGGCAATGGTCTTTACAGTGGTGGCATTTCGTACTCCAGGAGGAGGATATCGCCAAATCCATCGGACTTTCGTTTCTGATTGCCGCTTTAGTCACGGTATTGTCCATCGTCATTTGCATCCCGGCCGCTTATGCTTTTGCCCGGATACGATTTCCGCTGAGCCGCTTCTTTCTGTTCTCCTTTCTGCTTACGCACGCTTTTCCGAAAATGGGGCTGTATGTCTCGATTGCCGTCCTCTTTTATAAACTGGGGCTGATGAATACGCTGCTCGGCGTGGTCCTGGTTCATATGATCAACGTCCTGATGTTTATGACCTGGATACCGACGGCCGCCTTCCGCAATGTCCACACGGCGCAGGAAGAATCAGCGAGGGATGTGGGCGCCACGCCGTTCCGCGTATTCCGCAGTATTACGCTGCCGATGGCGATGCCGGGTATTCTGGTCGCATCGATCTTCACCTTTCTGAACTCTTTGGACGAGGCCCAGGGCACTTTTCTGGTCGGAATTCCCGATTTCAAGACGATGCCTATCGTCATGTACTCGATTATCGCCGATTTTCCCAGCAGCGCCGGCGCCGTATTCTCGATCATTCTTACCGCTCCGACCATTATTCTGCTGTTAGCCGCTCAGCGTTTTGTCAGCGCGGATATTATGGCCAGCGGTTTCCAAGTTAAATAA